The Cellulomonas fulva genome includes a window with the following:
- a CDS encoding RsmB/NOP family class I SAM-dependent RNA methyltransferase, with the protein MSGADRDDARRDDARRDDPREDGVRKEGGYREDRRGRPRVADERRDERGRQRGAARAQGRVQRSAQAPSQRARGADPARAVAFDVLRAVDEGDSYANLVLPPLLRERGIRGRDAGFATELAYGTLRLRGRYDAVVEQAAGRDVGKIDPPVLDLLRLGTHQLLGMRVPAHAAVSQTVGLARERVGTGASQFVNAVLRAVARDELATWLERVGDAADPSGEDPVVRLAATQSHPQWVVRALREALVGDGRAAADVEALLDADNAAPLVALVARPGLVDPVDLLAAAGDEARPGAVSPVAVVPGGGDPAAFEAVRTGRAGVQDEGSQLVALALAAAPLEGPDERWLDLCAGPGGKAALLAALAAQRGARLVANEVQPHRARLVEQALRAVPADAVEDVRTGDGRTVGDDEPAAYDRVMVDAPCTGLGALRRRPESRWRRTPADLVGLAALQRELLGSALRAVRPGGVVAYVTCSPHLAETRLVVGDAIKVAAKAGLAVEQVDARTVARGVAAGPLDLVGDRVDLQLWPHVHGTDAMHLTLLRRLG; encoded by the coding sequence GTGAGCGGCGCGGACCGGGACGACGCGCGCAGGGACGACGCGCGCAGGGACGACCCGCGCGAGGACGGCGTGCGCAAGGAGGGCGGGTACCGCGAGGACCGCCGCGGTCGCCCGCGCGTCGCCGACGAGCGCCGCGACGAGCGGGGCCGGCAGCGCGGGGCGGCCCGCGCGCAGGGGCGCGTGCAGCGCTCGGCGCAGGCGCCGTCGCAGCGGGCCCGCGGGGCGGACCCCGCCCGCGCCGTCGCGTTCGACGTGCTGCGGGCGGTCGACGAGGGCGACTCGTACGCGAACCTGGTCCTGCCGCCGCTGCTGCGCGAGCGGGGGATCCGCGGCCGGGACGCGGGCTTCGCCACCGAGCTGGCCTACGGCACCCTGCGGCTGCGGGGCCGCTACGACGCCGTCGTCGAGCAGGCCGCGGGCCGCGACGTCGGGAAGATCGACCCGCCGGTGCTCGACCTGCTGCGGCTGGGCACCCACCAGCTGCTCGGCATGCGGGTGCCCGCGCACGCGGCGGTGTCCCAGACGGTCGGGCTCGCCCGCGAGCGCGTCGGCACCGGCGCGTCGCAGTTCGTGAACGCGGTCCTGCGGGCGGTCGCCCGCGACGAGCTCGCGACGTGGCTCGAGCGGGTCGGCGACGCCGCGGACCCGTCCGGCGAGGACCCGGTCGTCCGGCTCGCGGCGACGCAGAGCCACCCGCAGTGGGTGGTCCGCGCGCTGCGCGAGGCGCTGGTCGGGGACGGTCGCGCGGCGGCCGACGTCGAGGCGCTCCTCGACGCCGACAACGCCGCGCCGCTCGTCGCGCTCGTCGCGCGCCCCGGGCTCGTCGACCCCGTCGACCTGCTGGCCGCGGCGGGGGACGAGGCGCGGCCGGGCGCGGTCTCACCCGTCGCCGTGGTCCCGGGCGGCGGCGACCCCGCGGCGTTCGAGGCCGTCCGCACCGGCCGGGCGGGGGTGCAGGACGAGGGCAGCCAGCTGGTGGCGCTCGCGCTCGCCGCCGCGCCGCTCGAGGGCCCCGACGAGCGGTGGCTCGACCTGTGCGCCGGCCCGGGCGGCAAGGCGGCCCTGCTCGCGGCGCTGGCCGCGCAGCGCGGCGCGCGGCTGGTGGCGAACGAGGTGCAGCCGCACCGCGCGCGCCTGGTGGAGCAGGCGCTGCGCGCGGTGCCGGCGGACGCGGTCGAGGACGTCCGCACCGGCGACGGACGCACGGTGGGCGACGACGAGCCCGCGGCGTACGACCGCGTGATGGTGGACGCGCCGTGCACGGGGCTGGGCGCGCTGCGGCGCCGCCCGGAGTCGCGCTGGCGCCGGACGCCCGCCGACCTCGTCGGGCTCGCCGCGCTGCAGCGCGAGCTGCTGGGCTCGGCGCTGCGGGCGGTGCGCCCCGGCGGCGTCGTCGCGTACGTGACGTGCTCCCCGCACCTGGCGGAGACGCGGCTGGTCGTCGGTGACGCGATCAAGGTCGCCGCGAAGGCGGGGCTCGCGGTCGAGCAGGTCGATGCGCGGACGGTCGCCCGCGGCGTCGCGGCCGGGCCGCTCGACCTCGTCGGGGACCGCGTGGACCTGCAGCTCTGGCCGCACGTGCACGGCACGGACGCGATGCACCTGACGCTGCTGCGCCGCCTCGGCTGA
- a CDS encoding methionyl-tRNA formyltransferase — translation MRLLFAGTPTPALASLDALIDSRHDVVAVLTRPDARSGRGRTLAPSPVKARALEAGIPVLTPTSLRDEAGAAQVAGLVAELEVEAAPVVAYGGLVPPALLAAPTHGWVNLHFSVLPAWRGAAPVQHAIMAGDEVTGASTFRLEAGLDTGPVYGTLTETIRPRDTAGDLLDRLAVAGATLLVRTLDAIEDGILSPAEQPRDGVSHAPKVEVEDARVRWTFPAHVVDRRIRGCTPAPGAWTTLPDGSRLGLGPVTPAPDVDDLAPGRVRVGKRDVLVGTGGHAVRLGDVTPPGKRPMAAADWARGARLADDLVLGADA, via the coding sequence ATGCGCCTGTTGTTCGCCGGTACGCCCACGCCCGCGCTGGCGAGCCTCGACGCCCTGATCGACTCCCGGCACGACGTCGTCGCGGTCCTCACCCGGCCCGACGCGCGCTCGGGCCGCGGCCGCACGCTCGCACCGAGCCCGGTGAAGGCCCGCGCGCTCGAGGCCGGCATCCCCGTGCTGACGCCGACGAGCCTGCGTGACGAGGCCGGCGCGGCGCAGGTCGCCGGGCTGGTCGCCGAGCTCGAGGTCGAGGCGGCGCCCGTGGTGGCGTACGGCGGGCTGGTCCCTCCCGCGCTCCTGGCCGCGCCGACCCACGGCTGGGTCAACCTGCACTTCTCGGTGCTCCCGGCCTGGCGCGGTGCCGCACCGGTGCAGCACGCGATCATGGCGGGCGACGAGGTCACGGGCGCCTCGACGTTCCGGCTCGAGGCGGGCCTCGACACGGGGCCCGTGTACGGCACGCTCACCGAGACGATCCGTCCGCGCGACACCGCGGGCGACCTGCTGGACCGGCTCGCGGTCGCCGGGGCGACGCTGCTGGTCCGCACGCTCGACGCGATCGAGGACGGCATCCTGAGCCCCGCCGAGCAGCCCCGCGACGGCGTGAGCCACGCGCCCAAGGTCGAGGTCGAGGACGCCCGCGTGCGGTGGACCTTCCCGGCGCACGTGGTCGACCGCCGCATCCGCGGCTGCACGCCGGCACCGGGCGCGTGGACCACGTTGCCCGACGGCTCGCGGCTGGGCCTCGGACCCGTCACCCCCGCACCCGACGTCGACGACCTCGCGCCCGGGCGCGTGCGGGTCGGCAAGCGGGACGTGCTCGTCGGGACGGGCGGGCACGCGGTCCGCCTCGGGGACGTGACCCCGCCCGGGAAGCGGCCCATGGCCGCGGCGGACTGGGCGCGCGGCGCCCGCCTCGCGGACGACCTGGTGCTCGGGGCGGACGCGTGA
- a CDS encoding primosomal protein N' produces MDVTAEQLTLEGVPAPRARRRSRTSGVELAASLPVARVCIDLPPQHLDRAFEYAVPAALAEDALPGTRVKVRFGGQDVDGWLLERVAEAEHDGALAPLRRVVSAEQVLTPEVARVARAVADRWAGTLADVLRLAVPPRHARVEAEPVADDEQVPPPRTDATAWADYRGGPAFVQHVTGGGAPRAVWTALPGPAGRRWTDAVAQAVAACVLGGRGALVVVPDHRDVERVLAALEAAGVPRWTPGVRGGAVRLTAEDGPSPRYRAFLAAARGRADVVVGTRGAALAPVRDLGLAVCWDDGDSLHAEPRAPYPHVREVLALRSELQGAALLVGAHGRTVEAQALVAAGWAHDVSADRPQLRARVPRVQALTSVELAREGPAAAARLPTPAWRAIRDRLADGPVLVQVPRAGYVPAVACGRCRASARCRACHGPLGLHRGDGTPTCGWCGRMATDWRCEECGGATLRSVRVGSERTAEELGRAFPGVPVVVSGARAAAGVVAEVRDRPAVVVATPGAEPWVPGGYAAAVLLDAAVATAGSALGLLPEALRRWLTAAALVRSGPDGGVVLLVGDAEQRASQALVRWDPVGLAVRELDERAALGLPPAVRVASVTGPRDAVDAVLARIEVPGQDVLGPVVVRQDDAGAFEPDVRAVVRVPRAAAAALASAVAASMAVRSARREGGSVRAQLDPTDLT; encoded by the coding sequence GTGGACGTGACCGCGGAGCAGCTGACGCTCGAGGGCGTGCCCGCGCCGCGTGCCCGGCGCCGGTCACGGACGTCGGGCGTCGAGCTCGCGGCGTCGCTGCCCGTCGCCCGGGTCTGCATCGACCTCCCGCCGCAGCACCTGGACCGCGCCTTCGAGTACGCGGTGCCCGCGGCCCTCGCCGAGGACGCGCTGCCCGGCACACGCGTGAAGGTCCGCTTCGGGGGCCAGGACGTCGACGGCTGGCTGCTCGAGCGGGTCGCCGAGGCGGAGCACGACGGCGCGCTGGCGCCCCTGCGGCGCGTGGTGTCCGCGGAGCAGGTGCTCACGCCGGAGGTCGCTCGCGTCGCGCGCGCGGTGGCCGACCGGTGGGCCGGGACGCTGGCGGACGTGCTGCGCCTCGCGGTGCCGCCACGGCACGCCCGGGTCGAGGCCGAGCCGGTGGCGGACGACGAGCAGGTGCCACCGCCGCGCACCGACGCGACGGCGTGGGCCGACTACCGCGGTGGCCCGGCCTTCGTGCAGCACGTCACGGGCGGCGGGGCGCCGCGCGCGGTCTGGACGGCGCTGCCCGGACCGGCGGGCCGGCGGTGGACCGATGCGGTCGCGCAGGCGGTGGCGGCGTGCGTGCTCGGCGGGCGCGGGGCGCTGGTCGTCGTGCCGGACCACCGGGACGTCGAGCGCGTGCTGGCCGCGCTCGAGGCCGCCGGGGTCCCGCGCTGGACGCCGGGCGTGCGCGGCGGTGCGGTGCGGCTCACCGCGGAGGACGGCCCCAGCCCGCGGTACCGCGCCTTCCTCGCGGCGGCGCGCGGGCGCGCGGACGTCGTCGTGGGGACCCGCGGTGCCGCCCTCGCCCCGGTGCGGGACCTGGGCCTCGCGGTGTGCTGGGACGACGGGGACTCGCTGCACGCCGAGCCGCGCGCGCCGTACCCGCACGTGCGAGAGGTGCTGGCGCTGCGCTCGGAGCTGCAGGGTGCCGCGCTGCTGGTCGGCGCGCACGGCCGCACGGTGGAGGCGCAGGCGCTGGTCGCGGCGGGCTGGGCGCACGACGTGAGCGCGGACCGGCCGCAGCTGCGCGCCCGGGTCCCGCGCGTGCAGGCGCTGACCTCGGTGGAGCTGGCGCGCGAGGGACCGGCGGCGGCGGCACGGCTGCCCACGCCCGCGTGGCGCGCGATCCGCGACCGGCTGGCCGACGGCCCCGTGCTGGTCCAGGTCCCGCGCGCCGGCTACGTGCCCGCGGTGGCGTGCGGGCGGTGCCGCGCGTCTGCCCGCTGCCGGGCCTGCCACGGGCCGCTGGGGCTCCACCGCGGCGACGGCACGCCCACGTGCGGGTGGTGCGGCCGGATGGCGACCGACTGGCGCTGCGAGGAGTGCGGCGGCGCGACGCTGCGCTCGGTCCGCGTCGGCTCGGAGCGGACGGCCGAGGAGCTCGGCCGCGCGTTCCCCGGCGTCCCCGTGGTGGTCTCGGGGGCGCGGGCGGCGGCGGGGGTGGTCGCGGAGGTGCGGGACCGGCCCGCGGTCGTCGTCGCGACGCCCGGCGCGGAACCGTGGGTACCGGGTGGCTACGCCGCCGCGGTGCTGCTCGACGCGGCGGTCGCGACGGCGGGCTCGGCGCTCGGGCTGCTGCCGGAGGCGCTGCGCCGCTGGCTCACGGCCGCCGCCCTCGTCCGCTCGGGCCCGGACGGGGGAGTGGTGCTCCTGGTGGGCGACGCGGAGCAGCGCGCGTCGCAGGCGCTCGTGCGCTGGGACCCCGTCGGCCTGGCGGTGCGCGAGCTCGACGAGCGGGCCGCGCTGGGGCTGCCGCCCGCGGTCCGGGTCGCCTCGGTGACCGGGCCGCGCGACGCCGTGGACGCCGTGCTCGCCCGCATCGAGGTGCCGGGCCAGGACGTGCTGGGACCCGTGGTGGTCCGGCAGGACGACGCGGGGGCCTTCGAGCCCGACGTGCGCGCGGTGGTCCGCGTCCCGCGCGCCGCGGCGGCCGCGCTGGCCTCCGCCGTGGCGGCCTCGATGGCGGTGCGCAGCGCGCGGCGCGAGGGTGGCTCGGTGCGCGCCCAGCTCGACCCCACCGACCTGACCTGA
- the metK gene encoding methionine adenosyltransferase yields MTSAMRLFTSESVTEGHPDKICDQISDAILDAIIEQDPSARVAVETMVTTGLVHVAGEVSTEAYVEIPAIVRQVVREIGYTSSHIGFDGESCGVSVSIGQQSPDIAMGVDKSLELREDTEDHDELDAQGAGDQGLMFGYASDETPSLMPLPIWVAHRLAERLAAVRRTGEVPGLRPDGKTQVTVRYEGDRPVALDALVLSTQHEPDVQLETGLRPAILRHVIEPVLAEVDLDTSSYDLYVNPTGQFIVGGPQGDAGLTGRKVIVDTYGGYARHGGGAFSGKDPSKVDRSAAYATRWVAKNVVAAGLARRCEVQVAYAIGKAHPVGLYVETFGTGTVSDEQLTDAIRAVFDLRPAAIIRTLDLQRPIYRRTAAYGHFGRELPEFTWERTDRVDALRAAVR; encoded by the coding sequence ATGACCTCCGCCATGCGCCTGTTCACGTCCGAGTCGGTGACGGAGGGGCACCCGGACAAGATCTGCGACCAGATCTCGGACGCGATCCTCGACGCGATCATCGAGCAGGACCCGAGCGCGCGCGTCGCGGTCGAGACCATGGTCACCACGGGCCTCGTGCACGTGGCGGGCGAGGTGTCGACCGAGGCGTACGTCGAGATCCCGGCGATCGTGCGGCAGGTGGTCCGGGAGATCGGGTACACCTCCTCCCACATCGGTTTCGACGGCGAGTCGTGCGGCGTGTCGGTCTCGATCGGCCAGCAGTCGCCGGACATCGCGATGGGGGTCGACAAGTCCCTCGAGCTGCGCGAGGACACCGAGGACCACGACGAGCTCGACGCGCAGGGTGCCGGCGACCAGGGGCTGATGTTCGGCTACGCGTCCGACGAGACGCCGTCGCTGATGCCGCTGCCGATCTGGGTGGCGCACCGGCTCGCGGAGCGGCTGGCGGCGGTGCGGCGGACGGGCGAGGTCCCGGGGCTGCGGCCCGACGGCAAGACCCAGGTCACGGTGCGCTACGAGGGCGACCGTCCGGTCGCGCTCGACGCGCTGGTGCTCTCGACGCAGCACGAGCCGGACGTCCAGCTCGAGACCGGGCTGCGCCCGGCGATCCTGCGGCACGTCATCGAGCCGGTGCTCGCCGAGGTCGACCTCGACACCTCGTCGTACGACCTGTACGTGAACCCGACGGGCCAGTTCATCGTCGGCGGCCCGCAGGGCGACGCCGGTCTCACGGGCCGCAAGGTCATCGTCGACACCTACGGCGGGTACGCCCGGCACGGCGGCGGTGCGTTCTCGGGCAAGGACCCGTCGAAGGTCGACCGCTCGGCCGCCTACGCGACCCGGTGGGTCGCCAAGAACGTCGTCGCGGCCGGGCTCGCGCGCCGGTGCGAGGTGCAGGTCGCCTACGCGATCGGGAAGGCCCACCCGGTCGGGCTGTACGTCGAGACGTTCGGCACCGGCACGGTGTCCGACGAGCAGCTCACCGACGCGATCCGCGCGGTCTTCGACCTGCGCCCCGCCGCGATCATCCGCACGCTCGACCTGCAGCGGCCGATCTACCGCCGCACGGCGGCGTACGGGCACTTCGGCCGCGAGCTGCCGGAGTTCACGTGGGAGCGCACGGACCGCGTCGACGCGCTGCGCGCGGCGGTCCGCTGA
- a CDS encoding bifunctional phosphopantothenoylcysteine decarboxylase/phosphopantothenate synthase: MRIVLGVTGGIAAYKAVLLLRLLREAGHEVRVVPTRAALEFVGRPTWEALSGQRVTSDVFEDVEQVAHVAVGQQADLVVVAPATADLLARAAGGQADDLLTATLLVTRAPVLLAPAMHTEMWQHPATVANVATLRARGVHVLDPASGRLTGADTGPGRLPEPEEIAAAALALVEPAPASGADATGSGADATGSGADATGSDAGDERDLVGRHVVVSAGGTREPLDPVRFLGNRSSGRQGVAIAEAALERGARVTLVGANLAVPAPPGADLVPVETAAQLRDAVRAAAKDADVVVMAAAVADFRPVNPSGAKIKKTADGAVPTIELVETVDVLAELARDRLRAGQVVVGFAAETGDERGTVLEHGRAKALRKGADLLVVNAVGEGLGFGTPDNEVTVLDAEGRPVATARGSKRDVAHAVWDAVRPLV; the protein is encoded by the coding sequence ATGCGCATCGTCCTGGGGGTCACCGGCGGCATCGCCGCGTACAAGGCGGTGCTGCTGCTGCGCCTGCTGCGTGAGGCGGGCCACGAGGTGCGCGTCGTCCCGACGCGTGCCGCGCTCGAGTTCGTCGGGCGGCCCACCTGGGAGGCCCTGTCCGGGCAGCGCGTGACCTCCGACGTCTTCGAGGACGTCGAGCAGGTCGCGCACGTGGCCGTGGGCCAGCAGGCGGACCTGGTCGTCGTCGCACCGGCGACCGCGGACCTGCTCGCGCGCGCCGCGGGCGGGCAGGCGGACGACCTGCTGACCGCCACGCTCCTGGTCACCCGGGCGCCGGTGCTGCTCGCGCCGGCGATGCACACCGAGATGTGGCAGCATCCCGCGACCGTCGCGAACGTGGCGACCCTGCGCGCCCGGGGCGTGCACGTGCTCGATCCCGCGTCGGGCCGGCTCACCGGCGCCGACACCGGTCCGGGGCGGCTGCCCGAGCCCGAGGAGATCGCCGCCGCGGCGCTGGCTCTCGTCGAGCCGGCGCCGGCCTCCGGCGCCGACGCGACGGGCTCCGGCGCCGACGCGACGGGCTCCGGCGCCGACGCGACGGGCTCCGACGCGGGCGATGAGCGCGACCTCGTCGGCCGCCACGTGGTGGTGTCCGCGGGCGGGACGCGCGAGCCGCTCGACCCCGTGCGGTTCCTGGGCAACCGGTCGTCGGGCCGCCAGGGCGTCGCGATCGCCGAGGCAGCGCTCGAGCGGGGCGCGCGCGTGACGCTCGTCGGCGCGAACCTCGCGGTGCCCGCTCCGCCCGGCGCGGACCTGGTCCCGGTCGAGACCGCGGCGCAGCTGCGGGACGCCGTGCGCGCCGCGGCCAAGGACGCCGACGTCGTCGTGATGGCCGCCGCGGTCGCCGACTTCCGTCCCGTGAACCCGTCCGGGGCCAAGATCAAGAAGACCGCCGACGGCGCGGTGCCGACCATCGAGCTCGTCGAGACCGTCGACGTCCTGGCCGAGCTCGCCCGGGACCGGCTCCGCGCCGGGCAGGTCGTGGTCGGCTTCGCCGCGGAGACCGGCGACGAGCGCGGCACGGTGCTGGAGCACGGACGCGCGAAGGCGCTGCGCAAGGGCGCCGACCTGCTCGTCGTGAACGCGGTGGGCGAGGGGCTCGGGTTCGGCACGCCGGACAACGAGGTGACCGTCCTGGACGCCGAGGGGCGCCCGGTCGCGACCGCCCGGGGGTCCAAGCGGGACGTCGCGCACGCCGTGTGGGACGCCGTCCGGCCGCTGGTCTGA
- the rpoZ gene encoding DNA-directed RNA polymerase subunit omega, whose protein sequence is MSGTVAAPTGITDPPIDQLLERADSKYALVLYSAKRARQINAYYAQLNEGLLEYVGPLVETRPQEKPLSIAMREIDRGLLTSEATEG, encoded by the coding sequence GTGTCCGGAACCGTCGCCGCCCCCACGGGCATCACCGACCCGCCCATCGACCAGCTCCTCGAGCGCGCCGACTCGAAGTACGCCCTGGTGCTGTACTCGGCCAAGCGTGCGCGCCAGATCAATGCGTACTACGCCCAGCTCAACGAGGGCCTGCTCGAGTACGTCGGCCCGCTCGTCGAGACCCGTCCGCAGGAGAAGCCCCTGTCGATCGCCATGCGGGAGATCGACCGCGGTCTGCTGACCTCCGAGGCCACCGAGGGCTGA
- the gmk gene encoding guanylate kinase, whose product MTTPARLTVLAGPTAVGKGTVSADVRARYPQVWLSVSATTRAPRPGEVDGVHYHFVSSDEFDRLVAAGELLEWAVVHGRNRYGTPRGPVEQRLAAGQHALLEIDLQGARQVRETMPDAHFVFLAPPSFDELVRRLVGRGTEDAEERERRLATARVELAAEPEFDHVIVNDDVHRATDELVRVMGVVAL is encoded by the coding sequence ATGACGACGCCAGCCCGGCTCACCGTTCTCGCCGGTCCGACCGCCGTCGGCAAGGGCACCGTGTCCGCCGACGTGCGCGCGCGCTATCCCCAGGTCTGGCTCTCGGTCTCCGCGACGACGCGGGCACCGCGGCCGGGCGAGGTGGACGGCGTGCACTACCACTTCGTGTCCTCCGACGAGTTCGACCGGCTGGTCGCGGCCGGCGAGCTGCTCGAGTGGGCCGTGGTCCACGGCCGGAACCGGTACGGCACGCCGCGCGGGCCGGTCGAGCAGCGGCTCGCCGCCGGGCAGCACGCGCTGCTGGAGATCGACCTGCAGGGTGCGCGGCAGGTGCGCGAGACGATGCCGGACGCGCACTTCGTCTTCCTCGCCCCGCCGTCGTTCGACGAGCTGGTGCGCCGCCTCGTCGGGCGCGGGACCGAGGACGCGGAGGAGCGTGAGCGGCGCCTGGCGACCGCGCGCGTCGAGCTCGCCGCGGAGCCGGAGTTCGACCACGTGATCGTGAACGACGACGTGCACCGGGCGACCGACGAGCTCGTGCGCGTCATGGGCGTCGTCGCGCTGTGA
- the mihF gene encoding integration host factor, actinobacterial type: MALPPLTPEQRAAALQKAAAARQARAEVKNRLKYSQAKLSDVIAQGQQDETIGKLKVVSLLESLPKVGKVKARAIMADIGISETRRVRGLGPHQVAELVKQFG, from the coding sequence GTGGCACTCCCTCCGCTGACTCCCGAACAGCGCGCTGCAGCGCTGCAGAAGGCCGCTGCCGCCCGGCAGGCCCGTGCCGAGGTGAAGAACCGCCTCAAGTACTCGCAGGCCAAGCTCTCGGACGTGATCGCCCAGGGGCAGCAGGACGAGACGATCGGCAAGCTCAAGGTCGTCTCGCTGCTCGAGTCGCTGCCGAAGGTCGGCAAGGTGAAGGCGCGGGCGATCATGGCGGACATCGGCATCTCGGAGACGCGGCGCGTCCGCGGGCTCGGGCCGCACCAGGTCGCAGAGCTCGTCAAGCAGTTCGGCTGA
- the pyrF gene encoding orotidine-5'-phosphate decarboxylase, with product MSGTSTPGGAGPTREPFGARLAAAMAAHGPLCVGIDPHASLLDAWGLPDDAAGLRRFSLTVMEAVGGLVAAVKPQAAFFERHGSAGVAVLEEVVAAGRETGTLVVVDAKRGDIGSTMSAYAEAFLRDGSPLAGDALTVSPYLGFGSLDPAVDLALSSGRGLFVLCLTSNKEGHEVQHARTDADGEAGPTVAALMASRAAALNAGAQPLGSVGLVVGATVGDAAERTGTDLTSVNGPLLAPGVGAQGAGPAELAAVFGSARHQVLASSSRGVLRAGPDVASLRAAALLAAQDAAAALS from the coding sequence GTGAGCGGGACCAGCACGCCGGGTGGCGCGGGCCCGACGAGGGAGCCCTTCGGGGCGCGCCTCGCGGCCGCGATGGCCGCGCACGGGCCGCTGTGCGTCGGCATCGACCCCCACGCGAGCCTGCTGGACGCGTGGGGGCTGCCCGACGACGCCGCGGGGCTGCGCCGGTTCTCGCTGACCGTCATGGAGGCGGTCGGCGGGCTGGTCGCGGCGGTGAAGCCGCAGGCGGCGTTCTTCGAGCGGCACGGCTCGGCCGGCGTCGCCGTGCTCGAGGAGGTGGTCGCCGCCGGCCGCGAGACGGGCACGCTCGTCGTCGTGGACGCCAAGCGCGGCGACATCGGCTCGACCATGAGCGCCTACGCCGAGGCGTTCCTGCGGGACGGCTCGCCGCTCGCGGGCGACGCGCTCACGGTCTCGCCGTACCTCGGCTTCGGCTCGCTCGACCCCGCCGTGGACCTCGCGCTCTCGTCGGGCCGCGGCCTGTTCGTGCTCTGCCTCACCTCGAACAAGGAGGGGCACGAGGTGCAGCACGCGCGCACCGACGCCGACGGCGAGGCGGGGCCGACCGTCGCGGCGCTCATGGCGTCCCGGGCCGCCGCGCTCAACGCCGGCGCGCAGCCGCTGGGCTCCGTCGGCCTCGTCGTCGGCGCGACCGTCGGTGACGCGGCCGAGCGGACCGGGACCGACCTGACGTCCGTCAACGGCCCGCTGCTCGCCCCGGGGGTCGGCGCCCAGGGCGCCGGGCCTGCCGAGCTCGCGGCCGTCTTCGGCAGCGCGCGGCACCAGGTGCTCGCGTCGTCGTCGCGCGGCGTGCTGCGGGCCGGGCCGGACGTCGCGTCCCTGCGCGCGGCCGCGCTGCTCGCGGCGCAGGACGCCGCCGCGGCGCTCTCCTGA